A stretch of Henckelia pumila isolate YLH828 chromosome 4, ASM3356847v2, whole genome shotgun sequence DNA encodes these proteins:
- the LOC140865719 gene encoding myb family transcription factor PHL11 isoform X2 produces the protein MEEGIHSCGGRGVGLRDLRPRLRWTPDLHDRFVDAVTRLGGPDKATPKSVLRVMGLKGLTLYHLKSHLQKYRLGQQQAKKQQVIEHNKEHNENSDGYQTWHGVSASTNSSSMTNDQGEIPIAEALKCQLEVEKILEEQLEVQKKLQIRIEAQGKYLQAILEKAEHSLSADLNHPGSLEFTKTQLTDFNLALSSFMQGIKENERDWNGNDRSPLLNGVDGTVCEPSYTRGRQEIKGVEIKREGPSMDLALHTRSGYDFIGMNGSICEAKPLANV, from the exons ATGGAGGAGGGAATACACAGCTGCGGCGGCAGAGGTGTCGGACTAAGAGATCTAAGGCCACGGTTGCGATGGACTCCTGATTTGCATGATCGTTTTGTGGATGCTGTCACTAGGCTTGGTGGCCCTGACA AGGCAACTCCCAAATCAGTACTGAGGGTAATGGGATTGAAGGGCTTGACACTGTATCATTTAAAAAGCCATCTGCAG AAATATAGACTTGGACAGCAACAGGCAAAAAAACAGCAAGTAATTGAACACAATAAAGAGCACAATG AAAATTCTGATGGATATCAAACCTGGCACGGTGTGAGCGCAAGTACAAATTCATCAAGCATGACCAATGATCAAGG GGAAATTCCCATTGCTGAAGCACTAAAGTGTCAGCTTGAAGTGGAGAAAATACTTGAAGAACAGCTTGAG GTGCAGAAGAAACTGCAAATACGAATTGAGGCTCAAGGGAAGTACTTGCAAGCCATATTAGAAAAAGCTGAGCACAGCTTATCAGCTGACTTGAACCACCCCGGTAGTCTAGAGTTCACGAAAACTCAACTTACCGATTTCAACTTAGCTCTATCAAGTTTCATGCAAGGCATTAAGGAAAACGAACGAGATTGGAATGGCAATGATAGATCACCGCTATTAAATGGAGTCGATGGAACAGTTTGTGAACCAAGTTACACAAGAGGGAGACAAGAAATAAAAGGCGTTGAGATTAAACGCGAAGGTCCATCCATGGATCTTGCGTTGCATACAAGAAGTGGCTATGATTTTATTGGGATGAATGGATCAATTTGTGAAGCCAAACCTCTAGCAAATGTATGA
- the LOC140865719 gene encoding myb family transcription factor PHL11 isoform X1: MEEGIHSCGGRGVGLRDLRPRLRWTPDLHDRFVDAVTRLGGPDKATPKSVLRVMGLKGLTLYHLKSHLQKYRLGQQQAKKQQVIEHNKEHNAENSDGYQTWHGVSASTNSSSMTNDQGEIPIAEALKCQLEVEKILEEQLEVQKKLQIRIEAQGKYLQAILEKAEHSLSADLNHPGSLEFTKTQLTDFNLALSSFMQGIKENERDWNGNDRSPLLNGVDGTVCEPSYTRGRQEIKGVEIKREGPSMDLALHTRSGYDFIGMNGSICEAKPLANV; the protein is encoded by the exons ATGGAGGAGGGAATACACAGCTGCGGCGGCAGAGGTGTCGGACTAAGAGATCTAAGGCCACGGTTGCGATGGACTCCTGATTTGCATGATCGTTTTGTGGATGCTGTCACTAGGCTTGGTGGCCCTGACA AGGCAACTCCCAAATCAGTACTGAGGGTAATGGGATTGAAGGGCTTGACACTGTATCATTTAAAAAGCCATCTGCAG AAATATAGACTTGGACAGCAACAGGCAAAAAAACAGCAAGTAATTGAACACAATAAAGAGCACAATG CAGAAAATTCTGATGGATATCAAACCTGGCACGGTGTGAGCGCAAGTACAAATTCATCAAGCATGACCAATGATCAAGG GGAAATTCCCATTGCTGAAGCACTAAAGTGTCAGCTTGAAGTGGAGAAAATACTTGAAGAACAGCTTGAG GTGCAGAAGAAACTGCAAATACGAATTGAGGCTCAAGGGAAGTACTTGCAAGCCATATTAGAAAAAGCTGAGCACAGCTTATCAGCTGACTTGAACCACCCCGGTAGTCTAGAGTTCACGAAAACTCAACTTACCGATTTCAACTTAGCTCTATCAAGTTTCATGCAAGGCATTAAGGAAAACGAACGAGATTGGAATGGCAATGATAGATCACCGCTATTAAATGGAGTCGATGGAACAGTTTGTGAACCAAGTTACACAAGAGGGAGACAAGAAATAAAAGGCGTTGAGATTAAACGCGAAGGTCCATCCATGGATCTTGCGTTGCATACAAGAAGTGGCTATGATTTTATTGGGATGAATGGATCAATTTGTGAAGCCAAACCTCTAGCAAATGTATGA